One Phaseolus vulgaris cultivar G19833 chromosome 4, P. vulgaris v2.0, whole genome shotgun sequence DNA window includes the following coding sequences:
- the LOC137837530 gene encoding receptor-like protein EIX2, whose amino-acid sequence MLTSSTFQLLSNFSLNLQQLYLSHNNILLSSPLHSNLPSLVALDLSYNNMTSFVFQGSFNFSSKLQNLYLQNCSLRDDSFLMSAFSITNSSPSLVSLDISSNLFKSSSIFYWLFNSTTNLRALYLNDNVLEGPILDGFGKVMNSLEVLDLSANKLQGEIPSFFGNMCTLQLLHLSNNKLSGEISNFFQNSSWCNRHVFRSLDLSDNQITGMLPASIGLLSELEDVYLDGNHLEGDITESHLSNFSKLRYLYLSENSLSLKIVPNWVPPFQIIKIKLRSCKLGPTFPWLQTQSWLYELDISDNGLNGSVPESFWNILQNMGMLNMSYNNLSGAMPNISVKLLHSPSIILNSSHFEGKIPSFLLQALELRLSNNKFSDLFSFICDQITSPMAILDLSNNQLKGHLPDCWKSVDLLMFLDLSNNKLSGKIPVSMGSLVELEVLVLRNNNLVGELASSLKKCINLIMLDVGENVLSGPIPPWIGESMQKLIILIMRENHFSENLPIQLCYLKHIQFMDLTRNMLSKGIPSCLQNLTAMSQKSINRSDTRNRTYFEIYGGFYTGGYTLNISLMWKGVEQGFEDPELKLKSIDLSNNKLTGEIPKEIGYLVGLVSLNLSRNNLRGKIPSGIGSLSSLESLDLSRNHISGGIPLSLSQIDFLGKLDLSHNSLSGRIPSGRHFETFDISSFEGNNDLCGEQVNRSCPGDGDGDERREKVGEGEAMNGDEESDWYEALYMSMGIGYFTGFWGLLGPILLSRSSRNAYLTFLNRFTDCIYEQCGKCC is encoded by the coding sequence ATGCTTACATCTTCAACATTTCAATTATTGTCAAACTTTAGCCTTAATCTTCAACAACTTTATCTTTCTCATAATAACATTCTTTTGTCATCTCCTCTCCACTCAAATCTTCCTTCTCTTGTGGCCCTTGATCtttcttataataatatgaCATCATTTGTCTTTCAAGGTAGTTTCAACTTCAGTTCAAAACTTCAAAATCTTTATTTGCAAAATTGTAGTCTTAGGGATGATAGTTTTCTCATGTCAGCTTTTTCAATCACAAATTCTTCACCTTCTCTTGTCTCCCTTGACATCTCctcaaatttattcaaatcaTCATCCATATTTTACTGGCTCTTCAACTCCACTACCAATCTTCGTGCGCTTTACCTTAATGATAACGTGTTAGAAGGTCCCATTCTAGATGGATTTGGAAAAGTAATGAACTCTCTTGAAGTTCTTGACCTCTCTGCTAACAAACTACAAGGCGAGATTCCATCTTTCTTTGGAAACATGTGCACATTGCAGTTGTTACACCTTTCAAATAACAAGTTGAGTGGAGAAATTTCTAACTTCTTTCAAAATTCTTCATGGTGCAACAGACACGTGTTTCGGAGTTTGGATTTATCTGATAACCAGATTACCGGCATGCTACCTGCAAGCATTGGATTGTTATCTGAGTTGGAGGATGTGTACTTGGATGGAAATCATTTGGAGGGTGACATCACTGAATCCCATctttccaatttttccaaattaAGGTACTTATATTTGTCAGAGAACTCTTTGTCTCTAAAAATAGTCCCTAACTGGGTTCCTccttttcaaataataaaaattaaactaagATCTTGCAAGTTGGGCCCCACTTTTCCTTGGCTCCAGACTCAAAGTTGGTTATATGAACTCGACATTTCAGATAATGGGCTTAATGGGTCAGTACCAGAATCGTTTTGGAACATATTGCAAAATATGGGAATGTTGAATATGTCTTACAACAATCTCAGTGGTGCAATGCCTAATATTTCAGTGAAGCTTCTCCATAGTCCGTCTATAATTCTGAATTCAAGTCACTTTGAAGGCAAAATTCCATCATTTTTACTACAAGCTTTAGAGCTGAGGCTTTCTAACAACAAATTTTCAGATCTTTTTTCATTCATATGTGACCAAATAACCTCTCCAATGGCCATTTTAGATTTATCAAATAATCAATTGAAGGGACACCTTCCAGACTGCTGGAAGTCTGTAGATCTATTAATGTTTCTTGATTTAAGCAACAATAAATTGTCAGGGAAGATTCCTGTGTCCATGGGCAGCCTTGTTGAATTGGAAGTCTTGGTCTTACGAAACAATAACCTAGTGGGTGAATTAGCTTCCTCTTTGAAGAAGTGCATCAATTTAATTATGTTGGATGTGGGTGAAAATGTGTTGTCTGGTCCAATACCACCATGGATCGGAGAAAGTATGCAAAAGTTGATAATTCTAATCATGCGAGAGAATCACTTTTCTGAAAATCTTCCTATTCAACTCTGTTATTTGAAGCATATTCAGTTCATGGATCTTACGAGGAATATGTTATCAAAAGGAATTCCATCGTGCTTACAGAATTTGACTGCAATGTCTCAAAAGAGTATCAACAGAAGTGACACTCGAAATCGtacttattttgaaatttatggTGGTTTTTATACCGGAGGTTACACCCTTAACATAAGCTTGATGTGGAAAGGTGTAGAACAGGGGTTCGAGGATCCAGAGTTGAAGCTTAAGAGCATCGATCTTTCAAATAATAAGTTAACGGGTGAAATACCAAAAGAGATTGGATATTTGGTTGGGTTAGTTTCCTTGAATTTATCTAGAAATAATCTGAGAGGAAAAATTCCTTCTGGGATTGGGAGTTTAAGTTCACTAGAGTCCCTTGACTTATCAAGAAATCATATCAGTGGAGGAATTCCTTTATCACTTTCTCAAATTGATTTTCTTGGTAAACTAGATTTGTCACACAACTCTCTTTCGGGAAGAATCCCATCAGGAAGACATTTTGAGACCTTTGATATCTCTAGTTTTGAAGGAAACAATGATCTTTGTGGTGAGCAGGTGAATAGAAGTTGTCCTGGAGATGGAGATGGAGatgaaagaagagaaaaggttGGAGAAGGTGAAGCAATGAATGGTGATGAAGAGAGTGATTGGTATGAGGCATTGTACATGAGCATGGGGATAGGATACTTCACTGGATTTTGGGGATTATTAGGGCCAATACTACTTTCACGTTCTTCCAGAAATGCTTATCTCACCTTTCTAAACAGATTCACAGACTGTATTTATGAACAATGTGGCAAGTGTTGTTGA